In the Methanobrevibacter thaueri genome, one interval contains:
- a CDS encoding class II aldolase/adducin family protein: MKKNIAEIIDVSNEVYEKGLVSGKAGNISARFGEVVAITPTLKSLYNLSQEDIVLVDMDANVLTKGKPSSEVNMHLEIYKRRPDVQAIVHTHSPYATGFAFSNKKLKRLEGFGAIKSPYLSDIEYEKPGSDELAKSAGEGLGDEDVLILKNHGVICVSDSLKEAMLLAVFVEETAKTQFITHMLNSVEDGD; the protein is encoded by the coding sequence ATGAAAAAAAATATTGCTGAGATTATTGACGTTTCAAATGAAGTTTACGAAAAAGGCCTGGTTTCAGGCAAGGCAGGCAACATCAGTGCAAGATTTGGAGAAGTGGTTGCCATTACACCAACCTTGAAATCCTTATATAACCTGTCTCAAGAGGATATCGTTCTTGTTGACATGGATGCCAACGTTCTGACAAAGGGAAAGCCTTCTTCAGAAGTCAATATGCATTTGGAGATTTATAAAAGAAGACCTGATGTGCAGGCAATAGTTCACACCCACTCACCGTATGCCACAGGATTTGCCTTTTCAAACAAGAAGCTTAAAAGGCTGGAAGGATTCGGTGCAATAAAATCACCATACCTCTCAGACATAGAATATGAGAAGCCTGGATCTGACGAACTTGCAAAAAGCGCCGGTGAAGGTCTTGGAGATGAGGATGTCCTAATTTTAAAAAATCATGGTGTGATTTGTGTAAGTGACAGTCTAAAAGAAGCTATGCTATTGGCTGTTTTTGTTGAGGAAACCGCCAAAACTCAATTTATTACTCATATGTTAAATTCAGTTGAAGATGGTGACTAA
- a CDS encoding DUF2299 domain-containing protein, translated as MNIEKDVEKWLSEEDLLREMKYDENADFHYIIEFPNDNIMDVVKPKDKDCVVIACATQVAPQHQNLMISSDKNTQREFIMELNFGLNQFLVDYELKVSNDILQQFVITEQIFEDGLTKNELIRTVKRIFKSKLHCIWLIDQKFGNVAVNAAPSNENDMFI; from the coding sequence ATGAATATCGAAAAAGACGTAGAGAAATGGTTATCTGAAGAGGATTTGCTTAGAGAAATGAAATATGATGAAAACGCTGATTTTCATTACATCATTGAATTTCCAAATGATAATATAATGGATGTCGTAAAGCCAAAGGATAAGGATTGTGTTGTAATTGCCTGTGCAACCCAGGTTGCACCTCAGCATCAGAATCTGATGATTTCAAGCGACAAAAACACTCAACGGGAATTCATAATGGAACTTAACTTTGGTTTGAATCAATTCCTGGTTGACTATGAGCTCAAGGTATCAAATGACATTCTTCAGCAGTTCGTCATCACAGAACAGATATTTGAAGATGGGTTAACTAAAAACGAACTGATAAGAACAGTCAAGAGAATTTTCAAATCCAAACTGCATTGCATCTGGCTTATTGATCAGAAATTCGGCAATGTTGCAGTAAATGCTGCTCCTTCCAATGAGAACGACATGTTCATCTAG
- the pyrB gene encoding aspartate carbamoyltransferase, producing the protein MIKIFKLKNIISIKDFEREDVEYILDEASKLEDIAKSREVSEELKGKILGLMFFEPSTRTKMSFETAMKRLNGQCIGFETTGSSSVSKGESIADTAKMFEGYSDALVIRHELEGVSKFISDIVDVPVINAGDGAGQHPTQTLLDLYTIKNEIGEIDNLKIALIGDLKFGRTVHSLANALGLFNNITIYLVSPPELKMPQEILHDLNKTNITYIEAEKIEDVIDDVNVLYVTRIQKERFADIEEYQKIKGAYIVNKKMLEGKDLIVMHPLPRIDEINGDVDNTKYNKYFTQAANAVPVRMAILKTLIKNNPK; encoded by the coding sequence TTGATTAAAATTTTTAAACTGAAAAACATTATTTCAATAAAAGATTTTGAAAGGGAAGATGTAGAATATATTCTCGATGAGGCATCAAAACTGGAAGACATAGCCAAATCCCGCGAAGTCTCAGAAGAACTCAAGGGAAAGATTCTGGGTTTGATGTTTTTTGAACCTTCAACAAGGACAAAAATGTCATTTGAAACCGCAATGAAACGTTTAAATGGACAATGCATAGGTTTTGAAACTACCGGATCAAGTTCCGTTTCAAAAGGCGAAAGCATTGCGGATACTGCCAAGATGTTTGAGGGATACAGTGATGCATTGGTGATTAGACACGAGCTTGAAGGAGTTTCCAAATTCATATCAGACATTGTGGACGTTCCCGTCATTAACGCCGGTGACGGTGCCGGTCAGCATCCGACACAAACATTGTTGGATCTCTACACCATCAAAAACGAAATCGGCGAAATAGACAATTTGAAAATAGCATTAATCGGTGATTTGAAATTCGGTCGTACAGTACACTCACTGGCAAATGCATTGGGACTGTTCAACAACATCACAATATACCTGGTCTCACCGCCGGAACTCAAAATGCCTCAGGAAATCCTTCACGATTTGAACAAGACAAACATCACCTACATTGAAGCTGAAAAAATCGAGGATGTCATCGATGATGTAAATGTGCTGTATGTAACCAGAATCCAAAAAGAGCGCTTTGCAGACATCGAGGAGTATCAAAAAATAAAAGGGGCATATATCGTCAACAAAAAAATGCTAGAAGGAAAGGATTTAATAGTTATGCATCCTTTGCCAAGAATTGATGAGATAAATGGTGATGTGGACAATACTAAATACAACAAGTATTTCACACAGGCTGCAAATGCAGTCCCTGTAAGAATGGCCATTTTAAAAACATTAATTAAAAACAACCCTAAATAG
- a CDS encoding ribbon-helix-helix domain-containing protein — MSEISKTTINLPKDLKKELKKMAIDEDTSLSGLIIKMIEEGMQSRKKPNSDGD, encoded by the coding sequence ATGTCAGAAATAAGCAAAACCACAATAAACTTACCTAAAGATTTAAAAAAAGAATTAAAAAAGATGGCAATCGATGAAGATACTTCATTATCCGGATTAATCATTAAAATGATTGAAGAAGGAATGCAATCAAGAAAAAAACCTAATTCAGATGGAGATTAG
- a CDS encoding DNA-directed DNA polymerase II small subunit, producing MSTNKILLKFAKKGINLSPEAYERVVNAENPLNFASNLIVKLKSDKFSSKDLVSVSGETVDEILGVKQKAESSNQETLAADVKPAVEKEAPKKEPEVDKTPQKDAPKESEKTGSLESFKKESDKTETYVNKEILEASETIKDTKIKFKRNEQKTNVQYDFKIIQDTSKKSYTSGELENLIAYFKSRYEKLANILSKRPELRNYTKIADIDDSQDSLSLILMVREIRSSKNGHKIVEFEDDTGNISVLFSNKNEELFAEAEKLVRDEVVGVIANKSDDRGFAFGQEIINPGVLRIPEKKMDFGIVFLSDVHIGSLTFLEDAFQRFIDWINCEFGDEEQRRVAEDVKYLIIGGDIVDGIGVYPNQDKELAIKDITEQYNEAARFLGNIRSDIKIIIAPGNHDASRVAEPQPAVPEEYAKALYELDNVEFISNPGVVSLDGINVLIYHGRSFDDLVMAVKEFTYEKSDDIMEEMLQKRHLAPIYGERTPLASELEDYLVIDELPDIFHTGHIHINSYKKFKGIHLINSGTFQTQTEFQKIYNINPTPAEVPIIHKGKYRHFKFL from the coding sequence ATGTCAACTAATAAGATTCTATTAAAATTTGCAAAAAAAGGAATTAACCTATCACCTGAAGCATACGAACGAGTTGTTAATGCAGAAAATCCCTTAAACTTTGCATCTAACTTAATAGTTAAACTGAAAAGCGATAAATTTTCCTCAAAGGATTTGGTTTCTGTCAGTGGTGAAACTGTTGATGAAATACTCGGCGTCAAACAAAAAGCCGAAAGTTCAAATCAGGAAACATTGGCGGCCGATGTAAAACCCGCCGTTGAAAAGGAAGCTCCAAAAAAGGAGCCTGAAGTTGACAAAACACCACAAAAAGATGCCCCAAAAGAAAGTGAAAAGACCGGTTCTCTTGAAAGCTTCAAAAAGGAAAGCGACAAAACCGAAACCTATGTCAACAAGGAAATCTTAGAGGCATCTGAAACTATTAAAGATACCAAAATCAAGTTCAAAAGAAACGAGCAGAAGACCAATGTCCAATATGACTTCAAAATAATCCAGGACACAAGTAAAAAATCATACACAAGCGGGGAACTTGAAAACCTAATCGCCTACTTCAAGAGCCGTTACGAAAAGCTGGCCAACATCCTGTCCAAGAGGCCTGAACTTAGAAACTACACAAAAATAGCTGACATTGACGATTCACAGGACAGCTTAAGTCTGATTTTGATGGTCCGTGAAATAAGGTCAAGTAAAAACGGCCATAAGATTGTCGAGTTTGAAGACGACACAGGAAACATTTCCGTCTTGTTCTCAAACAAAAACGAGGAGCTTTTTGCCGAAGCCGAAAAGCTTGTGAGGGATGAGGTTGTAGGTGTAATAGCTAACAAGAGCGACGACAGGGGCTTTGCCTTCGGTCAGGAAATCATCAATCCGGGCGTTTTAAGAATCCCTGAAAAGAAAATGGATTTCGGTATAGTGTTCCTGTCCGACGTTCACATCGGAAGCCTGACATTCCTCGAGGATGCCTTCCAAAGGTTCATCGACTGGATCAACTGTGAGTTCGGTGATGAGGAACAGAGAAGGGTTGCCGAAGACGTCAAGTACCTAATCATCGGTGGGGATATCGTGGACGGTATCGGAGTGTATCCTAACCAGGACAAGGAGCTTGCCATAAAGGACATTACCGAGCAGTACAATGAGGCGGCAAGATTCTTAGGCAACATTCGCAGTGACATCAAAATCATTATCGCTCCTGGAAACCACGACGCATCAAGGGTTGCAGAGCCACAGCCGGCGGTTCCGGAAGAGTATGCAAAGGCTCTGTATGAACTGGATAATGTGGAATTCATCTCAAATCCGGGTGTTGTGTCACTTGACGGAATCAACGTTCTAATCTATCACGGACGCAGTTTCGACGACCTGGTGATGGCTGTTAAGGAATTCACCTATGAGAAAAGCGATGATATAATGGAAGAGATGTTACAGAAAAGACATTTAGCTCCGATCTATGGTGAAAGAACTCCATTGGCTTCAGAACTTGAAGATTATCTTGTTATTGATGAACTTCCAGACATTTTCCACACAGGACACATTCACATTAACAGCTACAAGAAATTCAAGGGAATCCACTTGATCAACTCAGGAACATTCCAGACACAGACAGAGTTCCAGAAAATCTACAACATCAATCCGACTCCTGCTGAAGTTCCAATCATTCATAAAGGAAAATACAGACACTTTAAATTCTTATGA
- a CDS encoding histone family protein codes for MSEIPKAPIARIIKESGAERVSEDAKAELAAYLEEVARDVAKEANSVAKIAKRKTVKAEDIKLAIKNL; via the coding sequence ATGTCTGAAATACCAAAAGCTCCTATTGCTAGAATCATCAAAGAATCTGGTGCAGAAAGAGTAAGTGAAGATGCTAAAGCTGAATTAGCTGCATACTTAGAAGAAGTTGCTCGTGACGTTGCTAAAGAAGCTAACAGTGTTGCTAAAATCGCAAAACGTAAAACTGTTAAAGCAGAAGACATTAAATTAGCTATCAAAAACTTATAA
- the hisG gene encoding ATP phosphoribosyltransferase translates to MKIKIAIPSKGRISEPSINILEKAGLGLIDKNNRKLISKTFNDDIEVMFARASDIPEFVNDGVADMGITGVDLIQESESDVEELLDLRFGQTKLVLAAPEDSDINCVEDITNDMKVATEFPVLTKKYLNEKGLDLKIVKLSGSTEAAPFIGIADLITDLTSTGTTLKMNHLEIIDTILESTIKLIANHKSLEEKRELIESVSTSIKGVLDADRKKLIMMNVYSDDLDKVKDVMPSMGGLTISEVLSDKKTVAVQAVIDEKEVFELVNDLRNAGAHDILVVPIERII, encoded by the coding sequence ATGAAAATTAAAATTGCCATACCATCAAAGGGAAGAATAAGTGAACCTTCAATAAACATTTTAGAAAAGGCAGGTTTAGGTTTAATCGATAAAAACAATAGAAAATTAATTTCAAAAACATTTAACGATGATATAGAGGTAATGTTTGCAAGAGCGTCTGACATTCCGGAATTTGTAAATGACGGTGTAGCCGATATGGGAATAACAGGCGTTGACTTAATACAGGAAAGCGAATCTGATGTTGAGGAACTTCTTGACCTGAGGTTCGGCCAGACAAAACTCGTCCTTGCAGCTCCGGAGGATTCAGACATCAATTGCGTGGAAGACATTACCAATGACATGAAGGTGGCTACAGAATTTCCTGTCCTGACTAAAAAATACCTGAATGAAAAGGGCCTTGACTTGAAGATTGTCAAATTGAGCGGATCAACAGAAGCGGCACCGTTCATCGGAATTGCAGACCTGATTACCGATTTGACAAGCACAGGAACAACCCTGAAGATGAACCATCTTGAAATCATTGACACAATATTGGAAAGCACAATCAAGCTTATAGCAAATCACAAAAGTCTTGAAGAGAAAAGGGAACTGATTGAATCCGTAAGCACAAGCATTAAGGGTGTGCTCGATGCCGACAGAAAGAAACTGATTATGATGAACGTCTATTCCGATGATTTGGATAAGGTTAAGGATGTAATGCCTTCAATGGGAGGTCTGACAATATCTGAAGTGCTGTCCGATAAAAAGACCGTTGCGGTCCAGGCAGTTATTGATGAAAAAGAGGTCTTTGAACTTGTAAACGACCTCAGAAATGCGGGTGCCCATGACATTCTTGTAGTGCCTATTGAAAGGATTATATGA
- the cobJ gene encoding precorrin-3B C(17)-methyltransferase, translated as MINVIGIGQNRDNMTLGAIRAIEESDVIIGYKKYIDQIEDLIEDKEVIKKGMGDEIARAEFAIQKSLEGQTVSLISSGDPGVFGMANVLYQIVSKYEGVEIKVYPGVSALNYASSHLGAPLHDFAAISLSNILTPMSEIEKKLRYALEANMIVAIYNPISKTRKEPFRRFKQCVLEIKGEDALIGIVDSTYEPPKATIVKAKDLTEDIVNMSCTLIVGNDITYVQDNNLITPRGYVIRSKIHPLSQNHYEKFLNGEVPHGPNRECEFYPCHWDGQYCDFCYCPFYPCGDSATGGEWIKGKGVWNCTNCHWLHEKETVEYLREPLQNILEEVEDLKTKKKTLLKLRKACLLKTNPNDL; from the coding sequence ATGATTAATGTAATAGGAATTGGTCAAAATAGGGACAACATGACTCTGGGAGCCATCAGGGCCATTGAGGAGTCAGATGTGATAATAGGCTATAAGAAATACATCGACCAGATTGAAGACCTGATTGAAGATAAGGAAGTCATCAAAAAAGGTATGGGTGATGAGATAGCTAGAGCCGAATTTGCAATCCAAAAAAGTCTTGAGGGCCAAACCGTTTCATTAATAAGTTCCGGAGACCCAGGGGTCTTTGGAATGGCAAACGTGCTGTATCAAATTGTCAGCAAATATGAAGGCGTTGAAATCAAGGTATATCCAGGTGTATCTGCACTGAATTATGCATCAAGCCACCTAGGCGCACCTTTACATGACTTTGCGGCAATCAGCCTAAGCAACATCCTAACCCCAATGTCTGAAATCGAGAAGAAGTTAAGGTATGCGCTTGAGGCCAATATGATAGTTGCAATATACAATCCGATAAGCAAAACACGTAAGGAACCTTTCAGAAGATTCAAACAATGTGTTTTGGAAATCAAGGGTGAGGATGCACTGATAGGCATTGTGGACAGTACCTATGAGCCTCCAAAAGCAACAATAGTCAAGGCCAAGGACCTGACAGAGGACATCGTAAACATGTCCTGCACATTGATTGTCGGAAACGATATAACTTATGTTCAAGATAATAACCTGATTACACCAAGAGGATACGTTATCAGGTCAAAAATTCATCCTTTATCACAAAATCATTATGAAAAGTTCTTGAATGGTGAAGTCCCTCACGGACCAAACCGTGAGTGCGAGTTTTACCCATGCCACTGGGACGGCCAATACTGCGATTTCTGCTATTGTCCATTTTATCCATGTGGAGACTCAGCGACCGGAGGGGAATGGATTAAGGGCAAAGGTGTTTGGAACTGTACAAACTGCCACTGGCTACATGAAAAGGAAACAGTCGAATACTTAAGAGAGCCTTTGCAAAACATTCTCGAAGAGGTTGAGGACTTGAAAACCAAGAAAAAGACCTTATTGAAACTTAGAAAAGCATGCTTATTAAAAACAAATCCAAATGATCTTTAG
- a CDS encoding Cdc6/Cdc18 family protein, with translation MSNIFEDESLVGSRRKNPIFKDKKPLDHRFLPDKLVHRDEQIRQIAKYWVDVLDNVTPSNVTLYGKTGTGKTAASKFAREQLIEAANNENVFVKIEYIRCTDYTTEYQVIAELCNRLGRDVPNRGWTKAEVVNAFRELFRTNAFGRKLHLIVILDEIDILLEKDGDGILYTLTRTDNISVLSISNYLDFKNLINSRVTSSLNDKEIVFPPYGANQLSDILNERALLSFNDGVLDSDVIPLCSAMAAKEEGDARYALDLLKNAGELAFDEDSEKVTSDHVRRAKDRIEHNKVSEILSTLPLQQQRLLEAILTLTKQGEEITSGKLYEAYSDVSKSDAVTYRRIFDFINDLELLGIISTNTVSRGRGKGRTNIIKLQCDEVLLETALYTI, from the coding sequence ATGTCAAATATTTTCGAAGATGAGAGTCTTGTGGGCAGTCGTCGAAAAAACCCAATATTCAAAGATAAGAAACCTTTGGATCACAGATTCTTACCTGATAAATTGGTACACAGAGACGAACAGATAAGACAAATCGCAAAGTACTGGGTTGACGTACTTGATAACGTGACCCCATCAAATGTAACGCTATATGGTAAAACAGGAACAGGAAAAACAGCAGCATCAAAATTTGCACGTGAACAGTTAATAGAAGCTGCAAACAATGAGAATGTTTTTGTCAAAATTGAATATATCAGATGCACAGACTATACAACCGAATATCAGGTTATAGCCGAATTATGTAACAGGCTGGGAAGGGATGTCCCAAACCGTGGATGGACCAAGGCAGAGGTTGTAAACGCTTTCAGGGAATTGTTCAGGACAAACGCATTCGGCAGGAAGTTGCACCTGATTGTTATTTTGGACGAAATTGATATCCTGCTTGAAAAGGACGGCGACGGAATCCTATACACATTGACAAGGACAGACAACATATCCGTATTGTCAATCAGTAATTACCTTGACTTCAAGAATCTTATTAATTCAAGGGTTACAAGCAGCCTAAACGATAAGGAAATCGTATTTCCACCTTATGGAGCTAATCAATTATCCGATATTTTAAATGAGAGGGCTCTATTGTCATTTAATGATGGCGTTTTGGACAGTGACGTAATCCCATTATGTTCCGCAATGGCGGCCAAAGAAGAGGGTGACGCAAGATACGCTTTGGATCTGCTTAAGAATGCTGGTGAATTGGCATTTGATGAGGATTCAGAAAAAGTAACAAGCGACCATGTAAGAAGAGCGAAAGACAGAATAGAGCACAATAAGGTCAGCGAGATTCTATCAACATTACCTCTACAGCAACAAAGGCTTTTGGAAGCAATCTTGACATTGACAAAACAGGGTGAGGAGATCACTTCAGGAAAACTTTATGAGGCATACTCTGACGTGTCCAAAAGTGATGCGGTTACATATAGAAGAATATTTGACTTCATCAATGATTTGGAGCTGTTAGGAATAATCTCAACCAACACAGTTTCACGTGGTCGTGGAAAAGGTAGAACTAACATTATCAAACTTCAATGCGACGAAGTATTATTGGAAACAGCCTTATACACTATTTAG
- a CDS encoding cobalamin biosynthesis protein has product MIEYNYLINDVLTKNVNALDSFTMFAFVILALILSLMIDIIFAELPTRIHPVVIVGSMISFFKNVLINFKSRLSGLFVVIGVCLLSAIILFIIYYITSINIILLFIVFTILLSSTFSVNMLLQTAVDVENALKDNIDKARQLVSYLVSRKTDELTESFIVSAAIESLTENITDSYVAPVFYYFIFALIVLFYPFDNCLYFLLLVPMLYRIFNTLDAMLGYKTDELINIGFVPAKIDDILNYIPARISGIYVVMSAYMLKLDGKNAYRIMRRDARNCPSPNSGYTMATTAGALNIQLIKKETYILGDDNKDITADDISKAVKLSKLTIMLFTLTIILLLTLLYVIL; this is encoded by the coding sequence ATGATTGAATATAATTATTTGATTAATGACGTATTGACAAAAAATGTGAATGCTCTTGACTCATTTACAATGTTTGCATTTGTCATTTTGGCATTGATATTGTCATTAATGATTGACATTATATTCGCAGAACTTCCAACAAGAATACATCCTGTGGTGATTGTCGGATCAATGATAAGCTTCTTCAAGAACGTTTTAATCAATTTCAAAAGCAGGCTGTCAGGATTATTCGTTGTAATTGGAGTATGTCTGTTGTCAGCTATTATATTATTTATTATTTATTATATTACATCAATAAACATTATTTTGTTGTTTATTGTATTTACAATACTGTTATCATCCACATTTTCGGTAAATATGCTTTTACAGACCGCTGTTGATGTTGAAAATGCATTGAAGGATAACATCGACAAGGCACGTCAACTTGTCTCATATTTGGTGAGCAGAAAAACCGATGAGCTTACGGAAAGCTTCATTGTTTCAGCAGCGATTGAAAGTCTCACTGAAAACATAACAGATTCATATGTTGCACCGGTATTCTATTATTTCATTTTTGCTTTAATTGTGTTGTTCTATCCATTCGATAACTGTTTATATTTCCTGCTATTGGTTCCAATGCTTTACAGGATTTTCAACACACTTGACGCAATGCTTGGCTATAAGACTGATGAGCTGATAAATATCGGGTTTGTTCCGGCAAAGATCGATGATATTTTAAATTACATTCCGGCACGGATTTCTGGAATCTATGTGGTAATGTCAGCCTACATGCTTAAACTGGATGGGAAAAACGCATATAGGATAATGAGAAGGGACGCCAGAAACTGCCCTTCACCAAATTCAGGATATACAATGGCAACCACCGCCGGAGCGCTGAATATCCAACTGATTAAAAAGGAAACCTATATTTTAGGTGATGACAATAAAGATATTACAGCAGATGATATTTCCAAAGCTGTTAAACTGTCAAAACTGACAATCATGTTGTTCACATTAACAATAATTCTATTATTAACATTACTTTATGTGATTTTATGA
- a CDS encoding potassium channel family protein: MSIKNLLIEMKNMSELMVDLAYSAVLFNSKAAAEEVLALENEVNAMNYEIKKESLVAARSYEDAEKLTALLEIAEAAESIANAAKDLADLVITGFKPHPVFKMVMEESDKSIVRVRIEESSDLANNTLGDLLLVNRTGMRVIAIRRGSSWIYGPDKRTMLLPDDTLILKGTDEGADLLEKLAAGTCSLEDIPEELEDED; this comes from the coding sequence TTGTCAATTAAAAATCTTTTAATAGAAATGAAAAATATGTCGGAATTAATGGTTGATTTAGCTTATTCAGCTGTTTTATTCAACAGTAAAGCAGCAGCTGAAGAGGTTCTTGCATTGGAAAATGAAGTCAATGCAATGAATTATGAAATCAAAAAAGAATCATTAGTTGCCGCACGATCTTATGAAGATGCGGAAAAACTAACCGCATTGCTTGAAATCGCCGAAGCGGCTGAAAGTATTGCAAACGCAGCTAAAGATTTGGCCGATTTAGTAATAACCGGGTTTAAACCACACCCTGTATTCAAGATGGTTATGGAAGAATCAGATAAAAGTATTGTTAGAGTAAGAATCGAAGAATCTTCAGATTTAGCAAACAATACCTTAGGAGATTTATTATTAGTAAATCGTACAGGTATGAGAGTAATTGCAATCAGAAGAGGTTCATCATGGATTTACGGACCAGATAAACGCACAATGCTTTTACCGGACGATACTTTAATTTTAAAAGGAACAGACGAAGGAGCAGATTTGCTTGAAAAATTGGCTGCCGGAACCTGTTCACTAGAAGACATTCCAGAAGAATTAGAAGACGAAGACTAA
- a CDS encoding UPF0147 family protein: MSNDAINEVCEILNYISDNNTVPRNIREAASQSVDLLNDEEQDQSVKISTVLGKLDEISNDPNIPVHARTLIWEVLSKLEAI, from the coding sequence ATGAGTAATGATGCGATTAATGAAGTATGTGAAATACTTAACTACATTTCAGATAATAATACTGTTCCACGTAACATTAGAGAAGCTGCAAGTCAATCCGTTGACTTATTAAACGATGAGGAACAAGACCAATCTGTTAAAATAAGTACCGTTCTTGGAAAATTGGATGAAATCAGTAACGATCCTAATATTCCAGTACACGCAAGAACTTTAATTTGGGAAGTTCTTTCAAAATTAGAAGCTATTTAA
- a CDS encoding cobalt-precorrin 5A hydrolase — protein sequence MKVAIISVSDKGQKVAEDLKEKLDTDSTIIKTDLYHKNVKKYFPLLFSEYDAIVAIMASGILIRSIAPLVESKISDPAVINIDDNANFVISTLSGHLGGANKLTHKIADLIGATPVITTSTDVNNKLGIDVIAKDLYLSIDNTKEILFFNKAILEGNEISFTVNPNKNFNYLFDYLNNNTLEINLSINFSSKVPTDEIHVEYGDHHLTLTERKIVVGIGCRRGKECEKIYHGLIESIGDLNINISRVNMLASAEIKKDEKGILELSEKLSIPVEFVELDKLKLFESNDVSKSEFVKSKFGIWGVCEPSALIMAGFDSKLIYKKTSYDGVTISIAVENKN from the coding sequence ATGAAGGTAGCAATAATTTCTGTCTCAGACAAGGGTCAAAAAGTGGCTGAAGATTTAAAGGAAAAATTGGATACAGACTCAACAATAATAAAGACAGACCTGTATCATAAAAATGTTAAAAAGTATTTTCCATTATTATTCAGTGAGTATGATGCGATAGTGGCCATAATGGCATCAGGAATCCTAATCAGGTCAATCGCACCGTTGGTCGAGTCAAAAATATCAGACCCTGCAGTCATAAATATCGACGACAATGCGAATTTCGTTATATCCACATTGTCAGGACATCTTGGCGGGGCTAATAAGCTGACACATAAAATTGCTGACTTGATTGGTGCAACACCTGTCATCACAACTTCCACAGACGTAAACAACAAGCTTGGAATCGATGTCATCGCCAAAGATTTATATTTATCAATCGACAATACAAAAGAGATTCTGTTTTTCAATAAGGCCATCCTGGAAGGCAATGAAATATCATTCACAGTAAACCCTAACAAAAATTTCAATTATCTGTTTGATTATCTGAATAATAATACACTTGAAATTAACCTTTCTATAAATTTTTCATCTAAAGTGCCAACTGATGAAATTCATGTTGAGTATGGCGATCATCATCTGACATTGACAGAAAGGAAAATCGTTGTTGGAATCGGCTGCAGGCGTGGTAAGGAGTGTGAAAAGATATATCATGGATTGATCGAATCAATAGGAGACTTGAACATTAACATTTCAAGGGTAAACATGCTTGCATCTGCCGAGATAAAAAAGGACGAGAAAGGAATTCTGGAATTGTCAGAAAAGCTAAGCATACCTGTTGAATTTGTTGAGTTGGACAAGCTGAAACTATTCGAATCCAATGATGTTTCAAAATCAGAGTTCGTGAAATCAAAATTCGGCATATGGGGTGTCTGTGAACCTTCAGCGCTGATAATGGCAGGTTTCGATTCTAAACTGATATACAAAAAAACCTCTTATGATGGTGTTACAATATCAATTGCGGTGGAAAATAAAAATTAA